Proteins encoded in a region of the Saccharothrix ecbatanensis genome:
- a CDS encoding (2Fe-2S)-binding protein has protein sequence MRVNVTVNGEQRQADDVWEGESLLYLLRERLGLPGSKNACEQGECGSCTVYLDSVPVCACLVAAGQAQDREVRTVEGLVQGDRLDPVQEAFVDAGAVQCGFCTPGLVVAAHDLLDRVPKPSDPEIREALAGNLCRCTGYEKILDAVRLAASRKEAGA, from the coding sequence ATGCGCGTGAACGTGACGGTGAACGGCGAGCAGCGGCAGGCCGACGACGTGTGGGAAGGCGAGAGCCTGCTGTACCTGCTCCGCGAGCGGCTGGGGCTGCCCGGTTCCAAGAACGCCTGTGAGCAGGGCGAATGCGGCTCGTGCACGGTCTACCTGGACAGCGTGCCGGTGTGCGCCTGCCTGGTGGCCGCGGGTCAGGCGCAGGACCGTGAGGTGCGGACGGTGGAGGGGTTGGTCCAGGGCGATCGGCTCGACCCGGTGCAGGAGGCGTTCGTGGACGCGGGCGCGGTGCAGTGCGGGTTCTGCACGCCCGGTCTGGTGGTCGCCGCGCACGACCTGCTCGACCGGGTGCCGAAGCCCAGCGACCCGGAGATCCGCGAGGCGTTGGCCGGGAACCTGTGCCGCTGCACGGGTTACGAGAAGATCCTGGACGCGGTGCGCCTCGCAGCGAGCCGCAAAGAGGCCGGCGCATGA
- a CDS encoding 8-oxoguanine deaminase yields the protein MTPTILDGVAVATVDAAGTEHAFGHVVIEHGVITAVGPGQAPKPTGPHTWIDGSGCLVTPGLVNTHHHLYQWATRGFAQDATLFEWLTTLYPVWGGLDAEITHAAASAGLARLASTGCTTAADHHYVYPREGGDQFEALVAAGKRIGIRLHAIRGSMDRGRSHGGLPPDNLVEDTEGALIATEQAANDHHDPLPDALIRVAVGPCSPFTVSPELMSGAAELGRAKGVRLHTHLAETVDEEEQCLAEFGCTPTEYAERLGWLGDDVWLAHTVHLSPEAVKRLGATGTGSAHCPTSNGRLGTGIAPVRDLLDAGAPVGLGVDGAASNESGGMVEELHQALLQARQRGGPKALNAREALWLGTMGGARCLGRDQEIGSIEPGKLADLAVWRLDGLDHAGIDDPVAALVLGPQPRLKLLMVGGRTVVDDGELRTASETDLARDLRAAAERLKGTQ from the coding sequence ATGACCCCCACGATCCTGGACGGCGTCGCGGTGGCCACGGTGGACGCCGCGGGCACCGAGCACGCGTTCGGCCACGTCGTCATCGAGCACGGCGTGATCACCGCCGTCGGCCCCGGCCAGGCGCCCAAACCCACCGGCCCGCACACCTGGATCGACGGCAGCGGCTGCCTGGTCACGCCCGGTCTGGTCAACACCCACCACCACCTCTACCAGTGGGCCACCCGGGGCTTCGCCCAGGACGCCACCCTGTTCGAGTGGCTGACCACGCTGTACCCGGTGTGGGGCGGCCTGGACGCGGAGATCACGCACGCGGCTGCATCCGCCGGGCTGGCGCGGCTCGCGTCCACCGGCTGCACGACCGCCGCCGACCACCACTACGTCTACCCGCGCGAGGGCGGTGACCAGTTCGAGGCCCTTGTCGCCGCAGGCAAGCGCATCGGCATCCGCCTGCACGCCATCCGCGGCTCGATGGACCGCGGCCGGTCGCACGGCGGGCTCCCGCCGGACAACCTGGTCGAGGACACCGAAGGCGCGCTCATCGCCACCGAACAGGCCGCGAACGACCACCACGACCCCCTGCCGGACGCGTTGATCCGGGTGGCCGTCGGGCCGTGCTCGCCGTTCACGGTCAGCCCCGAGCTGATGAGCGGAGCGGCGGAACTGGGCCGTGCCAAGGGAGTCCGGCTGCACACGCACCTCGCCGAGACCGTGGACGAGGAGGAGCAGTGCCTGGCCGAGTTCGGCTGCACGCCCACCGAGTACGCCGAACGGCTCGGCTGGCTGGGTGACGACGTGTGGCTCGCACACACCGTGCACCTGTCACCCGAAGCGGTGAAACGGCTGGGCGCGACCGGCACCGGCAGCGCGCACTGCCCGACGTCGAACGGTCGGCTGGGCACCGGTATCGCACCGGTCCGCGACCTGCTCGACGCGGGCGCGCCGGTCGGCTTGGGGGTGGACGGCGCGGCGTCCAACGAGTCCGGCGGGATGGTCGAGGAGCTGCACCAAGCGCTGCTGCAAGCCCGCCAGCGCGGCGGACCCAAGGCGCTGAACGCCCGTGAAGCGCTGTGGCTGGGCACGATGGGCGGCGCGCGGTGCCTCGGGCGTGATCAGGAGATCGGCTCGATCGAACCGGGCAAGCTCGCCGACCTGGCCGTGTGGCGGCTCGACGGCCTGGACCACGCGGGCATCGACGACCCGGTGGCCGCCCTGGTCCTCGGCCCGCAGCCACGGCTCAAGCTGCTGATGGTGGGCGGCCGGACCGTGGTGGACGACGGCGAACTGCGCACCGCCTCCGAAACCGACCTCGCGCGCGACCTGCGTGCCGCGGCCGAGCGACTGAAGGGGACGCAATGA
- a CDS encoding xanthine dehydrogenase family protein molybdopterin-binding subunit has translation MSLTPADLTSAVAGGIGASAQRPDGNLKVRGEFAYASDLWHEDMIWGTTLRSPHPYARIVSVDITEALKVPGVYAVLTHEDVPGQNRYGLEHKDQPVLAEDVVRYQGEPVAVVGADHPETALRAMKRIKVEYDVLTPVVDMETAADDTPLHPAGNVVRHVPIRRGDQHAAAEVVVTGRYEVGMQDQAFLGPESGLAVPDEEGGVDLYIATQWLHVDQAQVAVALGLPLEQVRLTLSGVGGAFGGREDLSMQVHACLLALRTGKPTKMVYNREESFYGHVHRHPAVLYYEHGADRTGRLVYVKARIFLDGGAYASSTSAVVANAATLGVGPYDVDNVTVDCWGVYTNNPPCGAMRGFGAVQAAFAYESQMDRLAEALDMDPVDVRIVNAMSEGSVMPTGQVIDSAAPVAQLLKLVRDKPMPPLPAAVDLLDMPGGVSNTTHGEGVVRGVGYAVGIKNICFSEGFDDYSTVRVRLQIINGEPAALAHTAAAEVGQGLVTIMQQIVRTELGVERVTILPMDTSIGNGGSTSASRQTYVTGGAVKAACAAVREKLVKLAGGREPVDLVELLGDEVIDETVEWRHRATERIDPLTGQGNAHVQYGFAAHRAVVDVDVELGLVKVVELDCAQDVGKALNPQAVLGQIQGGSAQGLGLAVMEEIQLAGGKVRNPSFTDYLIPTVLDMPPMSIDVLELGDPNAPYGVRGVGEPPTISSTPAIVAAIRAATGLALTRVPVRPEHITGT, from the coding sequence ATGAGCCTCACCCCCGCCGACCTGACCTCCGCCGTGGCCGGTGGCATCGGCGCCAGCGCCCAACGACCGGACGGGAACCTCAAGGTGCGCGGCGAGTTCGCCTACGCCTCGGACCTGTGGCACGAGGACATGATCTGGGGTACGACCCTCCGCAGTCCACACCCGTACGCGCGGATCGTCTCGGTCGACATCACCGAGGCGCTGAAGGTCCCCGGCGTGTACGCGGTGCTGACGCACGAGGACGTGCCAGGGCAGAACCGGTACGGCCTGGAGCACAAGGACCAGCCGGTGCTCGCCGAGGATGTCGTGCGCTACCAAGGTGAACCGGTCGCGGTGGTCGGCGCGGACCACCCGGAAACCGCGCTGCGCGCCATGAAGCGCATCAAGGTCGAGTACGACGTGCTCACGCCCGTGGTGGACATGGAGACCGCGGCCGACGACACGCCGCTGCACCCCGCCGGCAACGTCGTGCGGCACGTGCCGATCCGACGTGGCGACCAGCACGCGGCAGCCGAGGTCGTGGTCACCGGGCGGTACGAGGTCGGGATGCAGGACCAGGCGTTCCTCGGTCCCGAGTCCGGATTGGCCGTGCCGGACGAGGAGGGTGGCGTCGACCTCTACATCGCCACGCAGTGGCTGCACGTCGACCAGGCGCAGGTGGCGGTGGCGCTGGGCCTGCCGCTGGAGCAGGTGCGGCTGACGCTGTCCGGTGTCGGCGGCGCGTTCGGTGGGCGTGAGGACCTGTCGATGCAGGTCCACGCGTGCCTGCTGGCGTTGCGCACCGGCAAGCCGACCAAGATGGTCTACAACCGCGAGGAGTCGTTCTACGGGCACGTCCACCGGCACCCGGCGGTGCTGTACTACGAGCACGGCGCGGACCGCACCGGCAGGCTCGTGTACGTCAAGGCGCGGATCTTCCTCGACGGCGGCGCGTACGCGTCCAGCACGTCCGCCGTGGTGGCGAACGCGGCGACGCTCGGTGTCGGGCCTTACGACGTGGACAACGTGACCGTCGACTGCTGGGGCGTGTACACGAACAACCCGCCGTGCGGCGCGATGCGCGGATTCGGTGCGGTGCAAGCGGCTTTCGCCTATGAGTCCCAAATGGACAGACTCGCCGAGGCGTTGGACATGGATCCGGTGGACGTGCGGATCGTCAACGCGATGAGCGAGGGCTCGGTCATGCCGACCGGTCAGGTGATCGACTCGGCCGCCCCCGTCGCGCAGTTGCTGAAGTTGGTGCGGGACAAGCCGATGCCGCCGCTGCCGGCTGCGGTGGACCTGCTGGACATGCCCGGCGGCGTCTCGAACACCACGCACGGCGAGGGGGTGGTGCGCGGCGTCGGTTATGCCGTGGGCATCAAGAACATCTGCTTCTCCGAGGGCTTCGACGACTACTCGACCGTGCGGGTCCGGTTGCAGATCATCAACGGCGAGCCGGCCGCGTTGGCGCACACGGCGGCGGCCGAGGTCGGGCAGGGCCTGGTGACGATCATGCAGCAGATCGTGCGCACCGAGCTGGGGGTGGAGCGGGTGACGATCCTGCCGATGGACACCAGCATCGGCAACGGCGGCTCGACGTCCGCGTCCCGGCAGACCTACGTGACGGGTGGCGCGGTGAAGGCCGCCTGCGCGGCCGTGCGGGAGAAGCTGGTCAAGCTCGCCGGCGGACGTGAGCCGGTGGACCTGGTGGAACTCTTGGGCGACGAGGTGATCGACGAGACCGTGGAGTGGCGGCACCGGGCCACCGAGCGGATCGACCCGCTGACGGGGCAGGGCAACGCGCACGTGCAGTACGGGTTCGCCGCGCACCGCGCCGTGGTGGACGTGGACGTGGAGCTGGGTCTGGTGAAGGTGGTCGAGCTGGACTGCGCGCAGGACGTCGGCAAGGCGCTCAACCCGCAGGCCGTGCTGGGTCAGATCCAGGGCGGGTCGGCGCAGGGGCTCGGGCTCGCGGTGATGGAGGAGATCCAGCTCGCGGGCGGCAAGGTGCGCAACCCGTCGTTCACCGACTACCTCATCCCGACCGTGCTCGACATGCCGCCGATGAGCATCGACGTGCTGGAACTCGGCGACCCGAACGCGCCGTACGGTGTGCGCGGCGTCGGCGAGCCGCCCACCATCTCGTCCACCCCGGCCATCGTGGCGGCCATCCGCGCCGCGACCGGCCTCGCCCTGACCCGCGTGCCCGTGCGGCCCGAACACATCACCGGCACCTGA
- a CDS encoding nucleoside deaminase has translation MTTSVSPDDAWLRASIDLATRNVAAGGGPFGAVIVRAGEVIATGTNQVTPTLDPTAHAEVVAIRAACQAVGDFRLTGCVLVSSCEPCPLCLSAALWARVDRVVYAADRDDAAAAGFDDRAFHDLFGRPRDTWSLPVHRISTGDDNAPFTAWLSRADRIDY, from the coding sequence ATGACCACGTCCGTCTCACCCGATGACGCCTGGCTGCGTGCGTCGATCGACCTGGCCACCCGCAACGTCGCCGCGGGTGGCGGGCCGTTCGGCGCGGTGATCGTCCGGGCCGGCGAGGTGATCGCGACCGGCACGAACCAGGTCACCCCGACCCTCGACCCGACCGCGCACGCCGAGGTGGTCGCCATCCGTGCGGCTTGCCAGGCCGTCGGCGACTTCCGCCTCACCGGCTGCGTGCTGGTGTCGTCCTGCGAACCGTGCCCGCTGTGCCTGTCCGCCGCGCTGTGGGCGCGGGTCGACCGGGTCGTCTACGCCGCGGACCGGGACGACGCCGCCGCGGCGGGCTTCGACGACCGCGCGTTCCACGACCTCTTCGGCCGTCCCCGCGACACGTGGAGCCTTCCGGTGCACCGGATCTCCACCGGCGACGACAACGCCCCGTTCACCGCCTGGCTCTCCCGCGCGGATCGCATCGACTACTAG
- a CDS encoding FAD-dependent oxidoreductase: MIGKRAVVVGGGIAGLTAARALADRFEEVVVLDRDELPDEVEPRKGVPQGHHAHTLMAGGRRALEELFPGLDAELVEAGAVDLDHGLGISTARFGRVGSHWTAGVHMMSASRPLVETSIRRRVRAVESVRLRTGVAVSGLVGEDGRVTGVSLDDGEVIEADLVVDCTGRGTRSNHWLAALGLAVPESVEVKAGVGYASRLYRRTDLVEPKIAFAVPVAPAEFRAGLMLPIEGDRWLVSLSGWHDRFPHDDEEFESHAASLPHPAIREVVSTGEPLTGISVIRFPASRRRYFERLRRSPAGFLTLGDAVCSFNPIYGQGMSCAAMAAAELRRLLGVHGAVTPELSTEYYRRVAGILATPWRFATGGDYRYPQTEGRRPRGIRLTNAYTMLILLACSADEDLRRTYVSVQHLLLDSAVLRTPTMALRVLRRALQAARRSRRQAAAAKSSSS; encoded by the coding sequence ATGATCGGAAAGCGCGCGGTAGTGGTGGGCGGCGGCATCGCGGGTCTCACCGCGGCGCGTGCACTCGCCGACCGGTTCGAAGAGGTGGTCGTACTCGACCGCGACGAGTTACCGGACGAGGTGGAGCCGCGCAAGGGCGTGCCGCAGGGTCACCACGCGCACACCCTGATGGCCGGTGGTCGCCGGGCGCTGGAGGAGCTCTTCCCGGGGCTGGACGCCGAACTGGTCGAGGCCGGAGCCGTCGACCTCGACCACGGCCTGGGCATCTCGACGGCCCGGTTCGGCCGGGTCGGATCGCACTGGACGGCCGGCGTGCACATGATGAGCGCGAGCCGGCCGCTGGTGGAGACCTCGATCCGGCGCCGGGTGCGTGCGGTGGAGTCGGTGCGGCTGCGGACCGGGGTCGCGGTGTCCGGGCTGGTCGGCGAGGACGGCCGGGTCACCGGTGTGTCCCTGGACGACGGCGAGGTGATCGAAGCGGACCTCGTCGTCGACTGCACGGGCCGGGGAACGCGGTCCAACCACTGGCTCGCCGCGCTGGGCCTGGCCGTGCCCGAGTCGGTCGAGGTCAAGGCCGGAGTCGGCTACGCCAGCAGGCTCTACCGCAGGACGGACCTGGTCGAGCCCAAGATCGCGTTCGCGGTGCCCGTCGCGCCCGCGGAGTTCCGGGCCGGGCTCATGCTGCCGATCGAGGGCGACCGCTGGCTGGTGTCGCTCAGCGGGTGGCACGACCGGTTCCCGCACGACGACGAGGAGTTCGAGTCGCACGCCGCGTCGTTGCCGCACCCGGCGATCCGGGAGGTCGTGAGCACCGGCGAGCCGCTGACCGGGATCTCCGTGATCCGGTTCCCGGCCAGTCGGCGGCGGTACTTCGAGCGCTTGCGCCGGTCGCCCGCCGGTTTCCTCACCCTCGGCGACGCCGTGTGCAGCTTCAACCCGATCTACGGCCAGGGCATGTCCTGCGCCGCGATGGCCGCCGCGGAACTGCGTCGGCTGCTCGGCGTGCACGGGGCCGTGACCCCGGAACTGTCCACCGAGTACTACCGCCGTGTCGCCGGGATCCTGGCCACCCCGTGGCGGTTCGCCACCGGCGGCGACTACCGCTACCCGCAGACCGAAGGCCGACGGCCGCGCGGCATCCGCCTGACCAACGCCTACACCATGCTGATCCTGCTCGCGTGCTCGGCGGACGAGGACCTGCGCCGGACGTACGTCTCGGTCCAACACCTCCTCCTCGACTCGGCGGTGCTGCGAACCCCGACCATGGCCCTCCGCGTACTCCGCCGCGCCCTGCAGGCAGCCCGACGTTCACGCCGCCAGGCCGCAGCCGCGAAATCGTCTTCGAGCTGA
- a CDS encoding response regulator encodes MIRVVIVDDHPVVRDGLRGMLAGAGDVEVVGEAADGAEAVAVVRAVSPDVVLMDLRMPGVDGVTAIERLRGFPTRVLVLTTYDTDSDVLPAIKAGATGYLLKDTPRDELFRAVRSAARGDAVLSPSVATRLLGQVRTPAAEPLSDREVEVLGLIARGCTNREAAAKLFISEATVKTHLVHVYTKLGVKDRAAAVAVAYERGLLGA; translated from the coding sequence GTGATCCGGGTGGTGATCGTGGACGACCACCCGGTGGTGCGGGACGGGCTGCGCGGGATGCTCGCGGGCGCCGGTGACGTCGAGGTGGTGGGTGAGGCGGCGGACGGCGCGGAGGCGGTGGCCGTGGTGCGGGCAGTGTCGCCGGACGTCGTGCTGATGGACCTGCGGATGCCGGGGGTGGACGGCGTCACGGCGATCGAGCGGCTGCGCGGCTTCCCCACCCGTGTCCTGGTCCTGACCACGTACGACACGGACAGCGACGTGCTGCCGGCGATCAAGGCCGGGGCCACGGGGTACCTGCTGAAGGACACTCCGCGCGACGAGCTGTTCCGTGCGGTGCGTTCGGCGGCTCGGGGGGACGCGGTGCTGTCGCCGTCGGTCGCCACGCGATTGCTGGGCCAGGTCCGCACGCCGGCCGCGGAGCCTTTGAGCGATCGTGAGGTGGAGGTGCTGGGGTTGATCGCGCGGGGGTGCACGAACCGTGAGGCGGCGGCGAAGCTGTTCATCAGCGAGGCGACCGTGAAGACGCACTTGGTGCACGTGTACACGAAGCTCGGCGTAAAGGACCGCGCCGCGGCGGTCGCGGTCGCGTACGAACGGGGCCTGCTCGGCGCCTAG
- a CDS encoding sensor histidine kinase gives MDVLDMWERRLTVAGHAIPYFVLVLTTAVYLVTGTDPWPTEAVNAGIAMATGLWMLWWFTLHPDWRSRRGLMAVFFVGILVAYALLGLRDPMFGFYSFAGYIYAIEVLPGRWKLVGVSATGVLAATSLYGGFPPAELGPIVVYLVVVVVIVVIACTFTTVGHITSEQSRRRKEMVAEMAAMMEENAGLHAQLLIQAREAGVLDERQRLAREIHDTLAQGFTGIITQLQADENPPRHVERALRLARENLAEARRSVHALSPPALVDANLPDALAEVVTGWTDQTGVAASVHTTGAARALHPEVEVTLLRAAQEALANVAKHAAASRVGLTLSYMEDVVTLDVRDDGSGFDPAVQTDGFGLIGMRQRVSRLAGALVVESEPGGGTAVSASVPAIPAEVVA, from the coding sequence ATGGACGTGCTGGACATGTGGGAACGGCGGCTGACCGTCGCCGGGCACGCCATCCCGTACTTCGTGCTGGTGCTGACGACGGCCGTGTACCTGGTGACCGGGACGGACCCGTGGCCGACCGAAGCGGTCAACGCCGGCATCGCGATGGCGACCGGCCTGTGGATGCTGTGGTGGTTCACCCTGCACCCGGACTGGCGCTCCAGGCGCGGCCTGATGGCGGTGTTCTTCGTCGGCATCCTGGTGGCGTACGCGCTGCTGGGGCTGCGCGATCCGATGTTCGGCTTCTACTCCTTCGCCGGGTACATCTACGCCATCGAGGTGCTGCCCGGCCGGTGGAAGCTCGTCGGGGTGTCGGCGACCGGGGTGCTGGCGGCGACGTCGCTGTACGGCGGCTTCCCGCCGGCGGAGCTCGGGCCGATCGTGGTGTACCTGGTCGTCGTCGTGGTCATCGTGGTCATCGCCTGCACGTTCACCACGGTCGGCCACATCACGTCCGAGCAGTCCCGGCGCCGCAAGGAGATGGTGGCCGAGATGGCGGCGATGATGGAGGAGAACGCGGGCCTGCACGCCCAGTTGCTCATCCAGGCGCGGGAGGCGGGCGTGCTGGACGAGCGCCAGCGGTTGGCGCGGGAGATCCACGACACCCTCGCCCAGGGGTTCACCGGCATCATCACGCAGCTCCAGGCGGACGAGAACCCGCCGCGGCACGTGGAGAGGGCGTTGCGGCTGGCGCGGGAGAACCTGGCCGAGGCGCGTCGTTCGGTGCACGCCCTCAGCCCGCCCGCGCTGGTGGACGCGAACCTGCCGGACGCGTTGGCCGAGGTCGTCACGGGGTGGACGGACCAGACGGGGGTGGCCGCGTCCGTGCACACGACGGGTGCGGCGCGCGCTCTGCACCCCGAGGTGGAGGTGACGTTGCTGCGTGCGGCGCAGGAGGCGTTGGCCAACGTGGCCAAGCACGCCGCCGCTTCACGGGTCGGGTTGACGTTGTCGTACATGGAGGACGTGGTGACGCTGGACGTGCGTGACGACGGTTCAGGGTTCGACCCGGCGGTGCAGACGGACGGTTTCGGGCTGATCGGCATGCGGCAACGGGTGTCACGGCTGGCGGGCGCGTTGGTGGTGGAGTCCGAGCCGGGTGGCGGCACGGCCGTGTCGGCATCGGTGCCCGCGATCCCGGCGGAGGTCGTCGCGTGA
- a CDS encoding ABC transporter permease: MLKIISTEWKLFLREPSMVVFAVLFPTILLLVLGAIPALRTPDPNFGNLRFVDAFMSSLVVVTMAFLGLNKLPTSVATYREKGILRRFSTTPVHPARLLVAQVAVNVIAGAISIVLLMAVARLVFDIDLPHHPLGFFVTCLLGMLSLSAIGLLVAAWAPTARSAGGWATVVFMLVMFFGGVYLPRFLLPDFLNTIGAYLPPGVEALQESWLGAAPDPVHLGVLALVTVVAGTVAAKSFRWE, from the coding sequence ATGTTGAAGATCATCAGCACCGAGTGGAAGCTGTTCCTGCGCGAGCCGAGCATGGTCGTGTTCGCCGTCCTCTTCCCGACCATCCTGCTGCTGGTGCTCGGCGCGATCCCCGCGTTGCGCACGCCCGACCCGAACTTCGGCAACCTGCGGTTCGTCGACGCCTTCATGTCCAGCCTGGTGGTGGTCACGATGGCGTTCCTGGGCCTGAACAAGCTGCCCACGTCCGTCGCCACCTACCGCGAGAAGGGCATCCTGCGCCGCTTCTCCACCACCCCCGTCCACCCGGCACGCCTGCTGGTGGCGCAGGTGGCGGTCAACGTGATCGCGGGCGCGATCTCGATCGTGCTGCTGATGGCGGTGGCCCGGCTGGTGTTCGACATCGACCTGCCGCACCACCCGCTCGGGTTCTTCGTGACGTGCCTGCTCGGCATGCTGTCGCTGTCCGCCATCGGTCTGCTGGTGGCGGCCTGGGCGCCGACGGCGCGGTCCGCCGGAGGGTGGGCGACCGTGGTGTTCATGCTGGTCATGTTCTTCGGCGGCGTGTACCTGCCCCGGTTCCTGCTGCCGGACTTCCTCAACACCATCGGCGCGTACCTGCCGCCCGGCGTGGAGGCGTTGCAGGAGTCGTGGCTGGGCGCCGCACCCGATCCCGTGCACCTCGGCGTGCTGGCGCTGGTCACGGTGGTGGCGGGTACCGTCGCGGCGAAGTCTTTCCGCTGGGAGTAG
- a CDS encoding ABC transporter ATP-binding protein: MAIIEVVDLVKRYDRKVAVDGVSFSVDEGEIFGILGPNGAGKTTTVECVEGLRTPDGGTIRVDGLDPKRDRAELRTRLGVQLQQSELPDRIRVGEALDLYASFYRDPADWRELLARLGLADRAKTEYRKLSGGQKQRVSIALALIGKPRIAVLDELTTGLDPQARRDTWSLVEQIRDSGVTVVLVTHFMEEAERLCDRIALIDEGKLVAVDTPAGLVSRVDGEQRVRFRPTAPLDVKLLEALPEVSGVEQHGPQLVVTGTGNLLHAVTSVLARNQIVAADLRIEQAGLDDAFIRLTGRTLSE; encoded by the coding sequence ATGGCAATCATCGAGGTGGTCGACCTCGTCAAGAGGTACGACCGGAAGGTCGCGGTGGACGGTGTCTCGTTCTCCGTCGACGAGGGGGAGATCTTCGGGATCCTCGGCCCGAACGGGGCGGGGAAGACCACGACCGTCGAGTGCGTCGAGGGGTTGCGCACACCGGACGGCGGCACGATCCGCGTCGACGGGCTCGACCCGAAGCGCGACCGGGCGGAGTTGCGCACCCGGCTCGGCGTGCAGTTGCAGCAGAGCGAACTGCCCGACCGCATCCGGGTCGGCGAGGCGCTGGACCTCTACGCGTCCTTCTACCGCGACCCGGCTGACTGGCGCGAGCTGCTCGCCCGTCTCGGCCTGGCCGATCGGGCCAAAACGGAGTACCGCAAGCTCTCCGGCGGCCAGAAGCAACGCGTCTCCATCGCGCTGGCGCTGATCGGCAAGCCCAGGATCGCCGTGCTGGACGAGCTGACCACCGGCCTCGACCCGCAGGCCCGCCGCGACACGTGGAGCCTGGTCGAGCAGATCCGGGACTCCGGCGTCACGGTCGTCCTGGTCACCCACTTCATGGAGGAAGCGGAACGGCTGTGCGACCGGATCGCCCTGATCGACGAGGGCAAGCTGGTCGCGGTGGACACGCCGGCCGGGCTCGTGTCCCGAGTGGACGGTGAGCAGCGGGTCCGGTTCCGACCCACCGCGCCGCTCGACGTGAAGCTGCTCGAAGCGCTGCCGGAGGTCTCCGGCGTCGAGCAGCACGGGCCGCAGCTCGTCGTCACCGGCACCGGCAACCTGCTGCACGCCGTCACGTCCGTGCTCGCCCGCAACCAGATCGTCGCCGCCGACCTGCGCATCGAGCAGGCGGGCCTGGACGACGCCTTCATCCGCCTCACCGGCCGAACGCTCTCGGAGTAG
- a CDS encoding DUF305 domain-containing protein, with the protein MTRNHLVVAALAVMTTVLTACGGSTDHGTDHGTSTTSAQATTGSAAAPSGEHNDADIAFAQGMIPHHEGAIRMARLAPSRTTDTRILDLAARVEKAQDPEIKTMTAWLDAWGASAKPGGGHDGHGSSMPGMSDEDTAKLEAAKDADFDRTFLELMIEHHQGAIDMANVLLGSGRNAGAKQLAGEIVSAQQAEITEMEGLLKTVG; encoded by the coding sequence ATGACCAGGAACCACCTGGTCGTGGCGGCGCTTGCCGTCATGACCACCGTCCTCACCGCATGCGGCGGGAGCACGGACCACGGCACGGATCACGGCACGAGCACCACCAGCGCCCAGGCGACGACGGGCTCCGCCGCCGCGCCGTCCGGTGAGCACAACGACGCGGACATCGCCTTCGCGCAAGGCATGATCCCGCACCACGAGGGCGCGATCCGGATGGCGCGGCTCGCGCCGAGCCGCACCACCGACACCCGGATCCTCGACCTCGCGGCACGCGTCGAGAAGGCACAGGACCCGGAGATCAAGACCATGACCGCGTGGCTGGACGCCTGGGGCGCGAGCGCCAAGCCGGGCGGCGGCCACGACGGTCACGGCTCGTCCATGCCCGGCATGAGCGACGAGGACACCGCCAAGCTGGAGGCGGCCAAGGACGCCGACTTCGACCGGACGTTCCTGGAGCTCATGATCGAGCACCACCAGGGCGCGATCGACATGGCGAACGTGCTGCTCGGCTCGGGCCGGAACGCGGGCGCCAAGCAGCTGGCCGGAGAGATCGTCTCGGCTCAGCAGGCCGAGATCACCGAGATGGAAGGCCTGCTCAAGACCGTCGGCTGA
- a CDS encoding DUF2269 domain-containing protein — protein MTSLMKPGARKLALTAHVLTSVGWLGAVASFLALAVVGLTARDDGLTRAAYLAMEPTTWFVIVPLSVASLVTGVIQGLGTQWGLFRHYWVLIKLVLTALATIVLLVHTNPIGHLASAAATSSLGADHDGMRVQLLVDAVAAMAVLVAATALSVYKPQGVTAFASRLSRRS, from the coding sequence ATGACGTCGCTGATGAAGCCGGGGGCGCGCAAGCTCGCGCTCACCGCGCACGTGCTGACGTCGGTCGGCTGGCTCGGCGCGGTCGCGAGCTTCCTCGCGCTGGCCGTCGTGGGCCTGACCGCCCGGGACGACGGGCTGACGCGGGCCGCGTACCTGGCGATGGAGCCGACCACGTGGTTCGTGATCGTGCCGCTGAGCGTGGCTTCGCTGGTCACGGGCGTGATCCAGGGTCTGGGCACGCAGTGGGGGCTGTTCCGGCACTACTGGGTGCTGATCAAACTGGTGCTCACCGCGCTGGCCACGATCGTGCTGCTGGTGCACACCAACCCGATCGGCCACCTGGCCTCGGCGGCGGCCACGTCGTCGCTCGGCGCGGACCACGACGGGATGCGGGTCCAACTCCTGGTCGACGCCGTGGCCGCGATGGCCGTGCTGGTCGCCGCGACGGCCCTGAGCGTGTACAAGCCCCAGGGCGTCACGGCGTTCGCGTCCAGGCTCAGCCGACGGTCTTGA